Proteins encoded together in one Allomeiothermus silvanus DSM 9946 window:
- a CDS encoding integrase core domain-containing protein, with amino-acid sequence MQFTTVGREIWRGARQAQRLAEANASDPEVQERLRKLRLVKALRESKKSWKEIQDLVGISRATYHRWQKALKEKGLAGLKPRSRRPKHLRTKVHWTPGLLIRIETLRKENPTWGRWSIWLTLRKEGFQMSERTVGRILAYLEKHRRIESVAGYLARTQRGKLKRRVNRPYAKRKPRGYEARAPGDLVQVDTLTLTLGPGSMVKHFSAIDLHSRFVLAEVHSRATAKLSEGFLSLLLARAPFPIRAIQVDGGSEFMAEFEEACCALGIALFVLPPRSPKLNGHVERMQRTFKEEFYTRPLPTPLSELQAELDTYLDYYNRRRPHMALGGLAPLEFLAKMQEESVPQRVSNVLTDYICYLEGFS; translated from the coding sequence GTGCAGTTTACCACCGTTGGCCGAGAGATATGGAGAGGCGCTAGACAAGCACAGAGGCTGGCCGAGGCCAACGCAAGCGACCCAGAGGTCCAGGAACGTCTGCGCAAGCTCCGACTGGTCAAAGCCCTGCGTGAAAGTAAAAAGAGCTGGAAGGAGATCCAGGACCTGGTCGGGATCAGCCGGGCCACCTACCACCGCTGGCAAAAAGCCCTAAAAGAAAAGGGCCTGGCTGGACTCAAACCCCGCTCCCGCCGCCCTAAGCACCTGCGCACAAAGGTCCACTGGACCCCAGGGCTGCTCATTAGAATAGAAACTCTCCGCAAGGAAAACCCCACCTGGGGACGCTGGTCCATCTGGCTTACCCTCCGCAAGGAGGGTTTCCAGATGAGCGAACGCACGGTGGGGCGCATCCTGGCCTACCTGGAGAAGCACCGACGTATCGAGAGCGTGGCCGGCTACCTGGCCCGGACTCAAAGAGGGAAGCTAAAGCGAAGGGTAAACCGGCCCTACGCCAAAAGGAAGCCCCGAGGATACGAGGCCAGGGCTCCTGGGGACCTGGTCCAGGTGGACACCCTCACCCTGACCTTAGGACCGGGAAGCATGGTCAAGCACTTCTCGGCGATTGACCTCCATAGCCGGTTTGTCCTGGCGGAGGTGCACAGCCGGGCCACGGCTAAGCTTTCTGAGGGGTTCTTGTCCTTGCTTCTGGCCAGGGCCCCTTTTCCCATCCGGGCCATCCAGGTGGATGGGGGCAGCGAGTTCATGGCCGAGTTTGAGGAGGCCTGCTGTGCTCTGGGGATTGCCTTGTTTGTGCTACCGCCGAGGAGTCCTAAACTCAATGGTCACGTGGAGCGGATGCAGCGGACCTTCAAGGAGGAGTTCTACACCCGGCCTTTGCCCACCCCGCTCAGCGAGCTGCAGGCAGAGCTGGATACCTACCTGGACTACTACAACCGCCGAAGGCCTCACATGGCCCTGGGGGGTCTTGCTCCGCTGGAGTTTTTGGCTAAGATGCAAGAGGAGTCGGTTCCTCAAAGAGTCTCAAATGTGTTGACCGATTACATATGCTACCTCGAAGGCTTCAGCTAG